The window CGATCGCATTCGAATAGGCGATCACCCTGGGCGAGATCTCTTTCAAGAAGGCGAACGGCAACGCGCCCAGCCCGGTCGCCAAGGCCGTGATCAGGCCGTAGAGGAACACCAGGAGGACCGGATCGAGGTCGGCGCCGCTCATCCGCCAATCATCCGACAAACCCTTGAATGAGAACCACGACGCCGAGCGCGACCACCGTGACCGCGGCAATGCTCGTCTGGCCGGCCTCGCGGTACGACTCGGGCAGCAGCTCGATCAACACCAGCTGCACCAGTGTGCCGACCGCGAAACCCTGAACCCACGGTAGCGTTGCCGGCGCCGCGATCACCACCGAGTAGGTCGCGACCGCAAGAAGAATCTGACTGAGGTTGGTGGCGACCGCGAGACCCGCGATCTGACGCAAGTTCAGACCCCGGCCGTTGAGAACCGCCGCCAGCACGGTGGCCTCGGGAATGTTGTGCACGGCGAGCGCCAGCGCCACCAGCACGCCGAACTTGAGATCGATCACCATCGCCACCGCCATCGCCAGACCTTCGGACGCGGAGTGCAGTCCGTTGACCATCAGAATCCGGTACCCGTGCAAGGGGTCCTCGGCCCGGGCTCGATTGAGCTCGACGCCGGCGGTGCCCACCGCGACGTGGGTCCAGTAGATGAAGCAGATGCCCAGCACGGCCCCGATCGCCTCGAGCAGCTCGGGGCGGACACTTCCGGGCTTCACCGGCCCCGGCACCAGAGCGCTCAACATGTAGGCCGCGCCGAGCATCATGCCGGCGGCGATCGCATTGCCCCAGCCGACCCAGCTCCTGGGCATATGCCCCCGGCCGATGAGCGGTAAGACCCCCAGAGCCGAGGTCAGCGCCGCGGCGGTCGAAAGCGCCAGGATCAGCAGAATCGGATTCATATCGGGCCAGAGCAGAGTCTAGCCGTCCGGGGCGCGCGTCCGCGACCACCCGGAAGCTCGAGGACCGAGACTCCTTCCGCCCGGTCTGCGAGAATGGCCAGGCTTCCCATGAAAATCCGGGTCCATTCGTTCGATCCTTCCGAATCGGTCCCGAGGACGTTTCTGGATCTTCCGGATCATGTCTACCGGCGCGATCCTCACTACCAGCGTCCTTTCTCCGGCTCGGTCGCCACCGGTCTCAAGCGACCGGAGTTCGCGGGCCGACAGCGAGGCTTCGTGGTGCCGGCGATCGGTGCTCCGGTTGCCCGGGTGGTCGCGCGAGTGTCTCCGACACTTCGGGACGCCTCGCAGAAGCCCTACGGCATGCTCGGCTTCTTCGAGGCGCTCGATGACTCTGGCGCGGTGGCCGCGCTGTTCGAGACCGCGA is drawn from bacterium and contains these coding sequences:
- a CDS encoding ZIP family metal transporter; this translates as MNPILLILALSTAAALTSALGVLPLIGRGHMPRSWVGWGNAIAAGMMLGAAYMLSALVPGPVKPGSVRPELLEAIGAVLGICFIYWTHVAVGTAGVELNRARAEDPLHGYRILMVNGLHSASEGLAMAVAMVIDLKFGVLVALALAVHNIPEATVLAAVLNGRGLNLRQIAGLAVATNLSQILLAVATYSVVIAAPATLPWVQGFAVGTLVQLVLIELLPESYREAGQTSIAAVTVVALGVVVLIQGFVG